A portion of the Wolbachia endosymbiont of Oedothorax gibbosus genome contains these proteins:
- a CDS encoding ComEC/Rec2 family competence protein: MGRILVYLLTFLDIIVSYIRHNEKYNLILWFPVCQCVGILTYFSLSFEPSCTFTISIFLLLLPTLILIAILYRKYAILCIALIAVLTGFTASKLRTALVDTQILDKERYVKDIVATVKDINDRGSYKQFLLSITKPSTIPESSSVIPVPPFVIPAPSSVIPAGIQKKKIWSHAGMTPDRALDNIRISVRTKVEKGIKIGDQVKLSAKLFPPKIAPSEYAYDFARIAYYQKISATGFATSKIALYKKAEARKFQEYIESFRQYIYENLQQNIKKPHADILSALLIGKKDGVDQKTMDAIRDSGIAHLFAISGLHLSFVAGLFFIVFRNLFAISETLTLKYNTKKISAFLTILPTTFYLLITGMQISAQRAYIMVILVLVAIMIERKYRGLIAIAFAAAVILIIEPEAVLKPGFQMSFSAVLALVASYQINANRLFKIKIMKYFVSIMISSVIASLATVPYTIYNFNYFSISGIITNLVAIPIVTLIIIPLGIIYVLLIPLGVEWIIAPFIERPIDSILYITNAIASLQYLVIPIRTFPASSIIIITFGLLWLCLWERNWRFFGIFFIVLGICFSTTYETPDILINADNVAAKESDNLLYSLTRKNRNFVVKTWAKQNGQNQILNHTKYSNPDKRLKCNDYGCIYNKGNNKLVLLAYKKEDISENCDKVDLIIQLSEFDYSVCNTRTIKYADLKTYGTHSVRLTNRYVKINTVRSNRPWHKLKSLILKCY, from the coding sequence ATGGGTCGTATATTAGTATATTTATTAACTTTTCTTGACATAATAGTTAGTTATATACGTCATAATGAAAAATATAACTTGATACTATGGTTTCCTGTGTGTCAGTGTGTAGGGATTTTAACCTATTTTTCCCTAAGTTTTGAACCAAGCTGCACTTTCACTATATCTATTTTTCTTTTGCTTTTACCCACACTAATTTTGATTGCAATATTATACAGAAAGTACGCAATATTATGCATTGCTTTAATTGCAGTGCTCACAGGATTTACAGCCAGTAAGTTAAGAACAGCTTTAGTTGATACTCAAATTCTTGATAAAGAGAGATATGTAAAAGATATCGTTGCCACAGTGAAAGATATTAACGACAGGGGCTCATACAAACAATTTCTGCTTTCTATTACAAAGCCTTCCACCATTCCAGAATCCTCCTCTGTCATCCCAGTGCCCCCTTTTGTCATCCCAGCGCCCTCTTCTGTCATCCCAGCTGGGATCCAGAAAAAAAAGATATGGTCACACGCTGGAATGACACCAGATAGAGCTCTAGATAACATCAGAATATCAGTTAGAACCAAAGTGGAAAAAGGCATTAAAATAGGCGATCAAGTAAAATTATCAGCAAAACTCTTCCCTCCAAAAATTGCGCCTTCGGAGTATGCATACGATTTTGCAAGAATAGCATATTACCAGAAAATAAGCGCTACAGGTTTTGCAACAAGCAAAATAGCCCTGTACAAAAAGGCTGAAGCAAGGAAATTTCAAGAGTATATAGAATCTTTCCGTCAATACATTTATGAAAACCTGCAGCAAAATATCAAAAAACCACATGCGGATATACTCTCTGCATTACTGATCGGTAAAAAAGATGGCGTAGATCAAAAAACTATGGACGCGATACGAGATTCAGGTATAGCACATTTGTTTGCCATATCTGGTTTGCATTTATCATTCGTTGCTGGACTATTTTTTATAGTATTTCGTAACTTATTCGCAATATCTGAAACTTTGACTCTTAAGTATAACACCAAGAAAATATCTGCATTCCTTACTATCTTGCCAACCACGTTTTATCTATTGATCACTGGTATGCAAATTTCCGCTCAGCGTGCCTACATTATGGTAATTTTAGTACTCGTTGCAATAATGATAGAGAGAAAATATCGAGGGTTAATAGCAATTGCGTTTGCTGCTGCAGTGATACTTATCATAGAACCAGAAGCAGTTTTAAAGCCTGGCTTTCAGATGTCATTTTCTGCGGTTTTGGCACTGGTTGCCAGTTATCAAATTAATGCTAATAGATTGTTCAAAATAAAAATAATGAAATATTTTGTATCGATAATGATCAGCTCAGTAATAGCAAGTTTAGCAACTGTTCCGTACACGATATACAATTTTAATTATTTTTCAATTAGTGGCATTATCACAAATTTAGTTGCTATACCAATAGTTACATTAATTATTATTCCACTTGGAATAATCTATGTTTTGTTGATTCCTTTGGGTGTTGAATGGATTATAGCGCCATTTATAGAGCGCCCAATTGACAGTATTTTGTATATAACAAACGCTATCGCTAGTCTTCAGTATTTGGTTATTCCTATTCGCACTTTTCCTGCCTCATCAATTATTATAATAACATTTGGGTTATTGTGGCTGTGCTTGTGGGAAAGAAATTGGCGTTTCTTTGGAATTTTCTTTATTGTACTGGGTATTTGCTTTAGCACTACATATGAAACCCCCGACATCCTAATAAATGCTGATAATGTTGCTGCAAAGGAGAGTGATAACTTACTATATTCTCTCACCAGAAAAAATAGGAACTTTGTTGTCAAAACATGGGCGAAACAAAATGGGCAGAACCAAATTTTGAATCATACAAAATACAGCAATCCAGATAAAAGACTAAAGTGCAACGATTATGGCTGCATATACAATAAAGGAAATAATAAATTAGTGCTGCTAGCTTATAAAAAAGAAGATATTTCAGAAAATTGTGATAAAGTTGATTTAATAATTCAATTAAGTGAATTCGACTATTCAGTTTGTAATACTAGAACTATTAAATACGCCGATCTAAAAACATATGGCACACATTCTGTTCGGTTAACAAATCGTTACGTAAAGATTAATACAGTGCGCTCTAACCGGCCTTGGCATAAGTTAAAAAGCTTGATTTTAAAGTGTTATTAA
- a CDS encoding diacylglycerol kinase, which produces MRVGISNLERAVMISSLFLVLIVEIVNTAFETTIERISSEQHILSKKVKDLGSAAVFLSLINFLITWMIILTG; this is translated from the coding sequence ATGAGGGTTGGTATAAGTAATCTAGAACGTGCAGTAATGATAAGCAGCCTATTCCTGGTGTTAATTGTGGAAATTGTTAACACTGCTTTTGAAACGACAATTGAGCGTATTTCCAGTGAACAACACATACTTTCAAAAAAGGTGAAAGATCTAGGTAGTGCAGCAGTTTTTCTTTCATTAATTAACTTCCTGATAACATGGATGATAATATTGACAGGTTAA
- a CDS encoding BolA family protein, which translates to MDIIKTIEEKIHDSIDVIDINIIDESAKHADHYFASSSTLPSHIKLILISDSFIGVNTLKRHKLIYELLKGEIELIHAISLHLYTQNEYNLKNK; encoded by the coding sequence ATGGATATTATTAAAACGATAGAAGAAAAAATACACGATTCGATAGATGTAATTGATATCAACATTATCGATGAATCAGCAAAGCATGCTGATCATTATTTTGCTTCATCTTCAACACTACCTTCACATATCAAGCTAATATTAATATCTGACAGCTTTATCGGAGTGAACACTCTCAAAAGGCATAAATTGATCTATGAGTTATTAAAGGGTGAGATAGAGCTAATACATGCAATTTCTCTTCACTTGTATACGCAAAACGAGTACAATTTAAAAAATAAATAA
- a CDS encoding RluA family pseudouridine synthase, with the protein MCRVVVIDHLEVTLNINSDEKKLRLDTYIAEKCNISRSKAQRLIQNEQVKLLGTPIINNDHIVKPDEEYVVHLVQPDISTSIEPNYDIKLDIVYEDEDIIVLSKQSGLTVHPGAGTNNDTLLNAVIAHLDVRPGIVHRLDKDTSGLMVIAKNEEAHGFLSELLSNRKIKREYLAVVWGALSSQQGTIETNIAPKRGNKEMMCVTKTTGKLAITHYSVEKVIGQANLVKCTLETGRTHQIRVHMSHIGHSIVGDQVYGKNSSKSTKYAKNSSFIRNFNRQALHAYTLGLYHPKSKGYMEFVSDLPQDIKTLIGEFDNISYTNLH; encoded by the coding sequence GTGTGCAGGGTAGTTGTTATAGACCACTTAGAAGTAACCTTAAACATTAATAGTGATGAGAAAAAATTAAGGTTAGACACCTATATAGCTGAAAAATGCAATATATCACGCAGTAAAGCGCAAAGATTGATACAGAATGAGCAGGTGAAATTACTTGGCACACCGATAATTAATAATGACCACATAGTAAAACCAGATGAAGAGTATGTGGTGCATCTCGTTCAACCTGACATATCCACATCAATTGAGCCTAATTATGACATAAAACTTGATATCGTCTATGAAGATGAGGACATTATAGTTCTGAGTAAACAGAGTGGATTAACAGTGCATCCTGGTGCTGGAACAAACAATGATACGCTTTTGAACGCAGTTATCGCTCACCTTGATGTAAGACCAGGAATCGTTCATAGACTCGATAAAGATACCAGTGGGCTAATGGTAATTGCAAAAAATGAGGAAGCCCATGGTTTTTTGTCTGAATTGTTATCAAATCGTAAAATAAAGCGAGAATATTTAGCAGTAGTTTGGGGAGCATTATCTTCCCAGCAGGGAACTATAGAAACTAACATTGCTCCAAAACGTGGTAATAAAGAAATGATGTGTGTTACAAAAACAACGGGCAAATTAGCAATCACTCATTACTCAGTAGAGAAAGTTATAGGACAAGCAAACTTGGTTAAATGCACTTTAGAAACAGGCAGAACACACCAAATTCGAGTCCACATGAGCCACATAGGACATTCCATAGTTGGTGATCAAGTTTATGGGAAAAATAGTAGTAAAAGCACAAAATATGCTAAAAACTCTAGTTTTATTCGTAATTTCAATAGACAAGCACTGCATGCTTATACACTGGGCTTGTATCACCCCAAAAGTAAGGGATACATGGAATTTGTCTCTGATTTACCGCAAGATATAAAAACTTTAATTGGTGAGTTTGACAACATATCTTATACCAATCTCCACTAA
- a CDS encoding phosphoglycerate kinase, which produces MNIPSIENCDLHGKAVLLRVDFNVPIKDGEVRDVTRISRALSTIQYLVDASTKIIIISHFGRPKVRDDNLSLKNIIDTLSQLLNKKVKFIDDCVGEKVQKAVSAMDAGDIILLENLRFYEGEKENDANFARQLASLADIYVNDAFSCSHRAHASISSITEFLPSYAGFCLQDELKYLEKAVSFKAKPITAIVGGAKISTKVKMLMKLTEKVDYLVLGGAIANNFLLFDKVNIGKSFFQSGIDDLLHDIVETANKNNCKIIVPEDVLVAVNSDYSTSISRRTESILDGDIILDIGPQTLSTISSIIASSKTLLWNGPIGVFEHSAFASGTIGVMKVVSDLTHKGKLTSIIGGGDSLSAISAAGLTDKDFTYVSTGGGAFLSWLGGDEMPGVAALQK; this is translated from the coding sequence ATGAATATACCTAGTATAGAAAATTGTGATCTTCACGGTAAAGCCGTCTTACTCAGAGTTGACTTCAATGTTCCTATAAAAGATGGAGAAGTTCGTGACGTCACTCGTATTTCGAGAGCATTGTCTACTATTCAGTATTTAGTGGATGCGAGTACAAAGATTATTATTATATCGCATTTCGGACGCCCAAAGGTTAGAGACGATAATCTGTCGCTAAAAAATATAATTGACACTTTATCACAGTTACTAAATAAAAAAGTGAAATTCATTGATGATTGCGTTGGTGAAAAAGTGCAAAAAGCAGTGAGTGCTATGGATGCAGGAGATATAATATTACTGGAGAATCTAAGATTTTATGAAGGGGAAAAGGAGAATGATGCAAACTTTGCCAGACAATTAGCATCTCTGGCGGATATATATGTAAATGATGCATTTTCTTGCTCTCACAGAGCTCACGCTTCTATTTCAAGCATTACAGAATTTTTACCCTCATATGCAGGATTTTGTTTGCAAGATGAGCTAAAGTATCTTGAAAAAGCTGTATCGTTTAAAGCTAAACCTATTACTGCGATAGTTGGGGGAGCTAAAATATCAACTAAAGTAAAAATGCTTATGAAGCTAACAGAAAAGGTTGATTACCTAGTTCTCGGAGGTGCAATTGCTAACAATTTTTTGTTATTTGATAAAGTTAATATAGGCAAATCTTTCTTTCAAAGTGGTATTGATGATCTTCTGCATGATATTGTTGAAACAGCAAATAAAAACAATTGCAAAATAATTGTGCCAGAAGACGTTCTGGTTGCAGTAAACTCTGATTACAGCACTAGTATTTCAAGAAGAACTGAGTCCATTTTGGACGGTGATATAATTTTGGATATCGGACCACAAACTTTGAGTACAATAAGCAGTATAATAGCAAGCAGTAAGACTCTGCTGTGGAATGGACCTATTGGTGTTTTTGAGCATTCAGCTTTTGCAAGTGGTACAATTGGGGTAATGAAAGTCGTAAGTGACTTAACGCACAAAGGAAAATTAACTAGCATAATAGGGGGAGGTGATAGTCTATCTGCAATAAGCGCTGCAGGCCTTACTGATAAGGATTTTACATATGTTTCCACTGGTGGAGGGGCGTTTTTAAGTTGGCTGGGTGGTGACGAAATGCCGGGAGTTGCTGCTCTGCAAAAATGA
- a CDS encoding IS630 family transposase (programmed frameshift), with the protein MAGKSKAIGEELYNQCKLELKKYGIRGEIGRRLQAIISAKEYGISKVAKIYRITRTTLMKWIARFKEKGVIGFAIQPGRGPKPKLNEEKKEKIREVIEEDGANLTAKKLQGIVEGMLAIKVSESTARRLMKKLGFTYITPRPAHYKQDKNKQEEFKKNLNEIVEKNRKKEVFFDESRFGTHSKVGHGWFKKGSRTQVKVKIGRENFYLYSAVNPRNGEDISLLAPHVNTDCMNIFLEQMSKDLGTREAFLIMDCASWHRSKGLKTPENITIIYLPPYSPELNPVERFWQHLKENIIKNKMYDSIKLLENAVSEFIRDITESSIKTICSVNYLSSYL; encoded by the exons ATGGCAGGAAAAAGTAAAGCAATAGGAGAAGAACTATATAATCAATGCAAGTTAGAATTAAAAAAATATGGAATAAGAGGAGAGATAGGAAGAAGGTTACAAGCAATAATATCAGCAAAGGAGTATGGTATCTCAAAAGTTGCTAAAATATATAGAATTACGAGAACGACATTAATGAAATGGATTGCAAGATTTAAAGAAAAAGGTGTTATTGGGTTTGCAATACAGCCAGGGCGAGGACCTAAACCAAAACTGAACGAGGAGAAGAAGGAAAAAATAAGAGAGGTAATAGAAGAAGATGGGGCAAATCTGACTGCTAAAAAATTGCAAGGTATAGTTGAAGGAATGTTAGCTATCAAAGTAAGTGAGTCAACGGCGAGAAGGCTTATGAAGAAGCTAGGATTTACATATATCACACCTCGTCCAGCACATTATAAACAAGACAAAAACAAACAAGAGGAGTTCAAAAAAAATCTCAATGAAATTGTGGAAAAGAACCGGAAAAAGGAGGTT TTTTTCGATGAATCGAGATTTGGAACGCACTCAAAAGTTGGACATGGATGGTTTAAAAAGGGCTCAAGAACACAAGTTAAAGTAAAAATCGGAAGAGAAAACTTCTATCTTTACAGCGCTGTAAATCCCAGGAATGGAGAGGATATTAGCCTACTTGCTCCACATGTAAACACAGATTGCATGAACATATTTTTGGAGCAGATGTCGAAAGATTTGGGGACTAGAGAAGCTTTTCTTATCATGGATTGCGCAAGTTGGCATAGGTCTAAAGGTTTAAAAACTCCTGAAAATATCACCATAATTTATTTGCCGCCGTACTCGCCTGAGCTCAATCCTGTGGAAAGATTTTGGCAACATTTAAAGGAAAATATAATAAAGAACAAGATGTATGACTCTATTAAATTACTTGAAAATGCTGTATCTGAATTTATTCGAGATATTACGGAAAGTTCGATCAAAACCATTTGCTCTGTGAATTATTTGTCTAGTTATTTATGA
- the metC gene encoding cystathionine beta-lyase, producing MKEESLLVKAGRKFKDYKGSMNPPVYHSSTILFPTYKDYLNAANGESIYDVINDGVARDYSYSNVGTPTVHYLSNALAEIEGRGQALIYPSGLFALTFAILTFTKAGSHVLIQDNSYYRLKRFAENELPKRGIEVTFYDPTQDITDLIQSNTSLIMIETPGSVTFEISNIEHIVKVAKEHGIVTVCDNSWATPLLFKPLDYGIDVALYAVTKYLAGHSDLLMGTMIAEGEIFKLLYESYKNYGVTIQSHDCYLAHRGLRTLHTRMKKYQNTAMEVAKWLGKHSKIKKVLYPALPSHPQHELWKSYFKGASGVFSIVLGREYSCEELSCMVDHMKIFSIGASWGGCDSLILPIDRKCMSRSVMNSDYGGSFVRICCGLEDSEDLISDLNAALARLPCLNTKTGRVKHETERITA from the coding sequence GTGAAGGAAGAGTCTTTATTAGTTAAAGCAGGAAGAAAATTTAAGGACTATAAAGGTTCTATGAACCCGCCAGTTTATCATTCTTCTACCATATTATTTCCTACTTACAAGGACTACTTAAATGCTGCAAATGGAGAAAGTATATACGATGTAATAAACGATGGTGTTGCAAGAGATTACAGCTATAGTAATGTTGGTACTCCCACTGTTCATTATCTTTCAAATGCACTGGCTGAAATTGAAGGCAGAGGACAAGCATTAATCTATCCTTCCGGACTATTTGCACTTACTTTTGCCATTTTGACTTTCACTAAAGCAGGTTCTCATGTTTTAATTCAGGATAACAGTTATTACCGACTCAAGAGATTTGCCGAAAATGAGTTACCAAAAAGGGGAATAGAAGTAACTTTTTATGATCCAACACAGGATATAACTGATTTAATTCAGAGTAATACTTCATTGATAATGATCGAGACTCCTGGTTCTGTAACGTTTGAGATTTCGAATATAGAGCATATAGTAAAAGTTGCTAAAGAACATGGAATCGTAACCGTTTGCGACAATTCATGGGCCACTCCTTTGTTATTTAAGCCGCTTGATTATGGAATTGATGTTGCACTATATGCAGTGACAAAGTATCTAGCCGGTCACTCAGATTTATTGATGGGGACTATGATTGCTGAAGGTGAAATTTTTAAATTGCTTTATGAGAGCTATAAAAATTATGGAGTAACCATTCAATCGCACGACTGCTATCTTGCACATAGGGGACTCAGAACACTGCACACACGTATGAAAAAGTACCAAAATACAGCAATGGAAGTGGCAAAATGGCTAGGAAAACATTCAAAAATTAAAAAAGTTTTGTATCCAGCACTGCCCTCTCATCCTCAACACGAATTATGGAAAAGTTACTTTAAAGGAGCAAGCGGCGTATTTAGTATAGTATTGGGTAGAGAATATTCATGTGAAGAACTAAGCTGCATGGTTGATCACATGAAAATTTTTAGTATTGGTGCTTCTTGGGGAGGGTGCGACAGTTTGATATTACCAATAGATCGTAAATGTATGTCAAGATCTGTAATGAATTCAGATTATGGTGGAAGTTTCGTGCGGATATGTTGTGGACTGGAAGATTCTGAAGATTTAATCTCTGATTTAAATGCTGCACTAGCAAGGTTGCCATGTTTGAACACTAAAACTGGCAGAGTAAAACATGAAACTGAGAGAATTACTGCATGA
- a CDS encoding IS5 family transposase (programmed frameshift) — protein sequence MKYKEIEKLEGEKFRRLTGVKKSTFKRMVEILDEEDKRKKARSGRKSKLCIEDRLLMALEYMREYRTYFHIGQSYGMSESNCFKIIRWVEDTLIKHPDFALPGKKDLLNSNVEYEVLVIDGTETAVERPKKKQKRFYSGKKKRHTIKTQIVTEKKSKKVVCTSFSNGRKHDFRMFRESKIAILPQTKILADSGYRGMQKIHKNVELPHRRSKKNPLSKEKKAENRSLSIRRVVVENVIGLLKRFKIISDRYRNRRKRFGLRFNLIASIHNRELLS from the exons ATGAAATATAAGGAAATAGAAAAGTTAGAAGGAGAAAAGTTTCGACGTTTAACGGGGGTAAAAAAATCAACATTTAAGAGAATGGTAGAAATTCTAGATGAGGAGGATAAAAGGAAAAAAGCTAGAAGTGGAAGAAAAAGCAAACTTTGTATAGAAGATAGATTACTTATGGCACTGGAATATATGAGAGAATATCGTACATATTTTCATATAGGACAAAGTTATGGCATGAGTGAAAGCAACTGTTTTAAAATAATAAGGTGGGTAGAAGACACATTAATAAAACATCCAGATTTTGCATTACCAGGAAAAAAAGATCTATTAAATAGTAATGTAGAATACGAAGTTTTGGTAATAGATGGAACTGAAACAGCAGTAGAAAGGCCAA AAAAAAAGCAAAAGCGCTTTTACTCTGGAAAGAAAAAAAGGCATACTATAAAAACACAAATAGTAACAGAGAAGAAGAGTAAAAAGGTCGTATGTACATCTTTCTCCAATGGTAGAAAACATGATTTTCGGATGTTTAGAGAATCAAAGATAGCAATATTACCGCAAACTAAGATCCTAGCTGATTCTGGTTACAGAGGAATGCAAAAGATACATAAAAATGTTGAATTACCACATAGAAGATCAAAAAAGAATCCTTTATCAAAGGAGAAAAAAGCAGAAAATAGATCTCTCTCTATACGAAGAGTGGTAGTTGAAAACGTAATCGGCTTATTGAAAAGGTTTAAAATCATTTCTGACAGATATAGAAATCGACGAAAACGTTTTGGCTTAAGATTTAATTTGATTGCCTCTATTCACAATAGAGAGCTCCTTTCATGA
- a CDS encoding diacylglycerol kinase translates to MKKGIIRLIKAIQYSCEGIKSAFISEIAFRQELLLFIVCVSILFVLDVIPISTNR, encoded by the coding sequence ATGAAGAAGGGCATTATTCGTCTAATAAAAGCAATTCAATACTCTTGTGAAGGAATAAAATCAGCTTTTATATCAGAAATTGCGTTCAGACAGGAGTTGCTACTTTTTATAGTATGTGTCTCAATTTTGTTTGTTTTGGATGTAATACCAATCTCCACTAATAGATAG